agttattgttttcaaCAATATGGAACATTTACCAGACAGTTGAATCAGGTAAACTCTTTAAAGAAAACTCTCAAGTAGCTCACGGGTCAAccgattaaaaataataaactattctactagctgtcatttttgCATCTGACAGATAATCCGCCCGCCGGTTAATCAGGTCCCGGATAATAAGCGTTCTACTGTGTTTAAGTACTTTGATCTTCCAATTTCATGTGTATTTGTTCTATCAGGGATCAGAACTATTCACAAATCAAGGTCAGTttcatctttttctttatattttgttCCATTATGACAACCACAAATCTGTATGGTCGACAGAGTTTTTCTAAATTAAACAAAGCTGGGCTGTCTCTCCCAGTTATGTGCAAAATATCCCGGGTTTGCTCGGTACAGTTTAGCTTGTTATTGGCAAAAATTGACTGTGTcgttggaaaataataatatttctgTTATGTCTTTaaggattttatttgatttaaaaaagggTTTAGGATCCAATTagattattaatttataatttttgcaGTATAATGTATCTAATTTCAAATGATTCCCGAccatttcttcaatttttactAATGGGTTTCAAATAATTACTTTGTTTAATCTTGTGCCTAACTTCTTCACAAGTGTgtctatttattattttccaatgcttgaagctaaataaaaaaaaacaaaacggttgaGCCATTCGATTGAAAATTCGCTCGTTGGTTGTCGCGCAACAGAGGTGCTTTGACGCACTACATAACTAGTTTGTCGCGTAACGCTCTGCTATAACGCAGCGATTCTTCGTGATTCATGGAGGTAACTACGCAACGAAGTGCAAAGAGTTGTTGCGCAGAACCTGTAGCGTTGTAAACAACACGTGTGCAAGCGGGTCCTGTGGCGCAATGGATAACGCGTCTGACTACGGATCAGAAGATTCCAGGTTCGACTCCTGGCAGGATCGtgatgaaagttttttttcatacacattttttttcattctaatgaaatttgtttcttAACTGTTTaatatctttattttttcgcttttttcttaCCTTTGGCAGCAAAACTATTTGATGCGCTATggatatttggaaaaatcgaaCATCGAAACGGGCAATCTGCGAACAATCGACGAACTAGAGGCTGCTGTGAAAATGCTGCAGGTGAGTTATTTCTctatagttttaatttttaagttAATCTAATAAGCGGCattaatttatctttttttctatacaaTACCAGTCATTTGGTGGTCTCAATCCGACGGGAACAATCGACGAACCGACATACGAGCTGATGCAAAAACCACGCTGTGGTGCACCGGACGTGTCCGATTCGTTAGATTTCCTGCCATCGATTGACATACGCGTGCGTCCCCGGGTCCGCCGGTACATCATCCAGGGCCAGAAGTGGCACAATCCCATCATCACTTGGAGGTAAGCACCCGCAAGAAACAATTACCTCCCTATTTTTCCGATCAAGCGCGCCAGTGCGTCGCGTGCGCGTCGATACTCAATTCATtacttaattaaattaaaacacaatcaacCTCGCAACTGATTTGGAAAAGTGGCACCTTCCCGACGTCATCTCGCTTGACAGGAACAAATTGGCAAACATCTTCTGTTCCGGCTGTTGGGGGGGAAGAGGGGTACTTGTCAAGATGTACAGGGAAAGGGAAAAGGGTTTCAGCTTTTCATCTGTTTGCTTAACATTTCGGTAGGAACGGAGCGATAGTTGGGTAGGTACACGACCCAATGCACTTTCCCTGGGTGCGGTGCGGTGTAATTGAActgcaaaggaaaatgaatCTCACCCCCTATCAAGGGAagaaccctttttttcccccgtggACCTGGTCCTCTGTCGGGTGTGGGACGACCAGCCTCGAGACAACTAAATCAAATTGACAAGTTGAGTGATTCTGTTTGTGCCGAGGCAGGCGCGTCCTCTGCGTCTTCCGTTGCTAATTGTGCGCTTAATGAAGTACGGATAATTGACATCCACTTTCGGATGGCTGAACCGGAAACCGGAGACCATCTGCTTGCCATTCCGGATGGAAACCGGAGACCATCTCAAACTGCCGAAAAGAAGCACGGTCTAGAAAGGGAACCAAATGGGAACAACGGAGTATACTTTCCAACGCCATGAGGAGAAGCATATTCTTCCCGTTTGGGGGTTTTGTACCAAAACTTTAAAAGAAAGTCCCGAACTCCTTTCGATGGTTTTActgttgtttttctcctttctttgGTCAGCAAGTTTCCTGGCGGTTATTCTCTTTCCTTTTCTACCTCGCCGGAGCGGTTGGGCGCTCTGCTGAATGGTTGGACTTTCTGAATCTCCAAACTCAATGCTCAGGCAGCCGCCTTTTTGTGCAACTTGGTCAACCACCTGTTGGATTTGTGGTGCATTTGGGGGTTACGTGGCCTGTTCGAGGTTTGCTCGGGCAGGGGGAAGGTTCATACACGGACATTGTTTTGTCTACTCCTTGCCTTCTCTAAGCACACTGGCACGGTCTAAACGGATGGGCTCACGTTTCGTGCGGAAGACTATCAGTGCTGGAAGGCTTTCCAAACCCGTGAATCCATGCAACAGCTGGAACGGAACGCTTTTCCAGCCCCAGCCCTTATTTGcgccattttccatttacatCACGCGCAGTGGAAGGAACCACGTCACGTGGCGCCACGTGCCCGTATGTacgttttgtgcgtgtgtgcgccGCTGGGGATTCATCGGGCCGTAAGATACGTCCGATTCAGACTGGTCGGTGTGGGTTTGACATAGtttgtggtatttttttctttaaagcaaaacaaaccatcataaCCAAGTGAGGTGGAAGTTTGTTTGGCAGGTAAGGCGATGGTTCACCACAGCGGACAGGGAACGGCAATTGTTTCTGGCAACACAAACCGATTTCTACCCGTTGCACATCTCCATATCGTGTGTTCCTCTCGGCGCTCCAAAGGATTTACTCGAAAACCTCCAACTGAAAAATGTGACAACTTAACGGCGGTTTGAACGGAGGTTTAAGTTTATGAATTTCAGCTAGGGGATGTAGTAACTAATGCATGGGTCAGTCGGCTGGACGGGGACTTCAGGACGGGTGGATGATAAAAAAGGTCAAAACTTTGCCGTTTCGAGTACAAGTGTTTTCTTTACTGTATTATAAGCATCCGAAGGACCGCCACTTACGCTGCCGGTGTGGtaaacatttgcaaatgcAGCCGTTTTTCCaaaggtggaaaagttttcgctACCGTTGTGGGTTGCGTTTTGCGTaattgtttggaaatgttatgattgttttgtgcttggttttgtttcgcctatttttttcttcttgctttcgTTGGCcttgtattgttttgcatttctgtAACTGTATGGCATATTGGTTAAATGGCTTCCTTTGCGCAGTGCTTTTCCATCGAAttgtttgagttttatttaatttatgttgaaGCTCATAATTTTTTTCGCTATACCTTACTGAAACTGTTGAATGGTGAAAgaaatggtttgatttttgaaacgatgtttagtttttaaataaagttaataaactaataataagcattgaaaacaaaatactgaATTGCTATAATTGttataattttccacaaattaTAACTGCATTTAAATCTCATCGGTGATTTATGAGTTCTGAGTGAGTGAAATAACAGTGACATTTTTGGGCATTGAAcggatatttttaatttaaaacaatctgAACATAAAGTAAAAAGTGTGTTGAAGAACCATTGAAAAAATGTGTCCCAAATAGGTAGTTACACTAGATATTACATAGAACGCTGTTTAAAAGTGAATGTACAGTCTTTACCTTTACGATGTActagtagaaaaaaatattttgggACATTATCTGAATGAGGTGTTTGCGACCAGTGTCTAATATTAGCAATATTGAAGGTGAAGCAGCAATgtcaataattgaaatttgctTATtgtaattcattcattcagttcaatgAACCATTCAGATCCATGATCCATGATTCATCTGAATAAGATTCACTCAATTCTAGTTTAGACGGtcgatttgtattttttgtatagTTATTCATATTTTGGTTTAAACAAAAGGTTAGCACAATTGGCTTATGgcaaaatatgtttgatggttacattttatttactttttgaaaaataaaattcatgcAATAGAAATTATAATGAAACCTTATTGCCGCAAGTACACCCAATTACAGCACATACCCTTTTTGAATACCCGGTTCTTTGAATGTTCGATCCCATTATTCTTTAATACCAGTATCGTATTTGACCACACCAGGGTGAACAATAATTGCCAATGCTTTCCtcgaatattattttaataatcggtataaacattaaaattttccactcGAAATGATTGTGGGTTTGTCCTACATTGGGTTGAAACTAAACCATTTTGAGTGCCGCTGCATATACCCTTCCGTCCTCACTCGCACATATCTGCCGTGCTCATCGAGAGCCCCTGTCCCTGTCTGTTCGCCAACGGTGGCAGCGTTAACGTTGAAatcgaattttaatttctgcGCGTTCCATATCGACTGTAATTAGATTTCGGGGGCGAAAATCTTCTGCTATAagcatattttccattaaggcacacacacacccatacatacCTAGAACTGGTCGCAACGTCACCGGTATGCCGGCTTTTTGGAGCAGGCTCGGTGTTTCCTCCGTGCCCCGATGCGACCGAACCGACCGAAGCAATTTGCTactaataacaataattaatatataATGTAATATTATCATCTTGTCGGAGGACTTTTCCCTGTGCCACCCGTCAGGTGGTTTCCCTTGCAGTGAAAGTCGTGCACTAGGTTGCCACCTTGGCTGTTGCAGTTGCCATCTTTGTCGCTTTTCTTCGCCGACTCTGGCAGGGTTTAGCATTGCTCTCGTGGGACCAATCTCTGGTAGCAGCCGCTTGGCAAACGCAGGAAACCGAGAATGATGGGATTCGACCTTCCTATATTGATGCAGGCTGGGGCCAGGGTGGATCTAGTGGTCTGGCGCTCGGGCGTGTCCAGGGAGCTGCCCCTGGGAAAATGCTTTAATTGCTTTCCGTAGCATTCGTTGAAAGCATTTTGCTGCCTCATTGAAACTTGCTTACATCCTCGGCCGTCCTCTGCGGACATACCCCTTACAGGTTAGAGGGGTGTCAATTTTTGGGGACGCACTTCTTGGACAGCTGTGGGGCACACCCCCTGGTGATATTTGTGTATCGGACGGCTATGATCGCGAACTACCTTTAATTCTGTGAATATCTGAAATTTAATGTTCACGATTTGTATCTGGACGGTAATAGTCAtcaaatttgattttattttccaaatgtaataattaaacggaatttttttggctttctttagGCTCTGTTTAAGCATAATATCCTTGCacatgtaatattttttaattccaTTAATATGAATTGATATGTGTAGTTCGAATTTCACACTTTTGTGGTACTACTGG
This region of Anopheles marshallii chromosome 2, idAnoMarsDA_429_01, whole genome shotgun sequence genomic DNA includes:
- the LOC128718731 gene encoding matrix metalloproteinase-2-like — translated: MEQNYLMRYGYLEKSNIETGNLRTIDELEAAVKMLQSFGGLNPTGTIDEPTYELMQKPRCGAPDVSDSLDFLPSIDIRVRPRVRRYIIQGQKWHNPIITWR